DNA sequence from the Candidatus Hydrogenedentota bacterium genome:
GGCGCCCGCGGACCCCGCCGTGACCCGCGTGCGGCGCGATGTTCGGTCGGGTCGCCTGGATACGCCGGGCTACACCGCGCGCCAGACGTGGTTTCGGAGCGATCTAATGGCGCCGCCGCCGGATCGCTTTCATGCCGCCGTGACGCTTGATCCGGAGACCTGGTATCGCCTTTCCGCCGTGGCGGAGGCGGATGATGGCGTTATTGCGTCGCTGGGCGTCTGGGAGGGCGATGGCGCGGGGGGCTGGCGGGTGATCGCGCGGGATGTGGTCCGGGTGCGCGGGAGCGAGCCCGCGCGATACGAGGGGGAATTTCAGACCGTTGCGGGCGGGCGGGTGCTGATCGCCAGCCAGGTTCATCCCGACAGCAGGTTGCCCGGCGACGTGGTGTGGTCGGCGTGGGCGCTGGAACGCGCGGCGGATCCGGGCATCCCCGCCACAGTCGCGGACCAGCCGGTGCGGCGCGGCCTCCTTGCCGCCACGTTGGACCAGGTGCGGGCGCAGCTTGCGCTATACGGGGGCGAAACCGAATGGCTGCGCGGCGTCGCGCCGGTGCAACGCAACGTGGCGCGCGTGCTGGGCGAGGCGGAATCGCGCGCGGGGACCAGCGTGCTCGGCTACAACGGGTACGTGTTCCGGAAAGAGGAACTTGCGCAATACGCCGAGACGGAGCGTCTCACGCAGGAGGCCAGCGGCGCGGTCCGGCCCGCGTATGCGGCGCTGGTGCGGGCGGAGCGCAGCCTGGCCGCGCGGGGGGTGCATTTCGTTGTGATGCCGGTTCCGGGCCGGATGCCTCTGTACGCGGACGAGCTGTTCAAGCCCGCGGCGGACGCACCGGTTAACCTGCGCGCGCACGCCCTGCTCGTGGAGCGCCTGCTGGCGGATGATGTGTTTGTGATTGATGTGGCGCCCGAGTTGTGGCGAATGCGCATGGCGGGAGAGGCGCCTTTCTGGCGCGCGAACACCGATCTGCCCAGCGCGACGGCGCTGGCGATGGCGGCGTGGTCCGCTCCAGCGCTCGCGGCGCTGCTGCCGCCGCCCGGATCGGGCCGCGGTTACACCGTCGAAACGCACCGGTTGCCGCTGGAACAGCCGCTGGTGGAGGAGATTCTCCCGAGCCAGCGCGAATTGGTGGCGCCGGAGGAGAATACCATTCACACCGTGCGCGATGCTGCGGGGGCGCTTCATGCGCTGACGCCGGACGGGGCGTTGTATGTGCTGGGCAGCTATGGGCTGGCGCACCAGGTCCGGGGGGCTTCGGTGGCGGCGCACCTGGGGCGTTTATTGGACTGCGCGGTCGCCGGGCCGCCGCGCAACGTGTCCGACGATGCGGCGCCGCGCTTTCTGCGGGAGGAAGCGCGGCTCGATGGGGTGTCGGTGGTGTTGTTCTGTTTTCCGGAGGCCGCGATGCTGGAGGCGGGCTGGGAGTAGCGTGGCGGAATGGGGGAGGTCGCCTGGCGTTACCCTGAGAACGCTCTTTTGGGGTACAGCCTCGGGCGGGATTGGCGGTGTTTGCTCCGGGTGTTGGGCTGGTTTGCCCGCCCGATGCAGTCCCCTTGTCTCCGATGCGGTCCCCCTTCTTATCAATAAAGGCAGGGGATCGCGCCGTTGCCGGTGGCGCGGCGGTATTCTTCGGCGACGGCCATCAGCGAGCCGAGAACGACGTGATCGAGGGAGACGCCCAGTTCTTCCGCGTAGCGGCGAAGGGTGGATTCCAGCGCGGGCTGCGCTTTGACGATTTGCTGCGCGGTGGTCCGGAATTCTTCACTGATCGCGAGGGTGGCTGGCATGTCGTTGGCCCTTTCTCTCGGTTGCCCGTCGTGTACTGGTCTTATCGACGGCATGCCGGGAAACTTTAGCGCGGGCCCGAATCGATTAGTGCTTCCTCGCGGCGGCGTAGGCATCGGCGAAGCGCCGCGCGGCGGCCTCGATACCGGCGAAATCGCGCTCGGCCATGAGTTTTTTGGATACGAGCGCCGTGCCCACGCCGACGGCCGCGACACCCGCCGCCACGAAGGTGTGGAGGTTCTCGGCGTTCACGCCGCCCGTGGGGACGAGGGGAATCTGCGGCATGGGCGCCTGCACCGCCTTGATGTAGTCGAGGCCGCCGAGGGTTGCGGGGAAAACCTTGATCAGGTCGCCGCCCAGTTCCCAGGCGTTGAAGATTTCGGTCGGCGTGAAGGCCCCGGGTAGCACCGGGACGCCGTAGCGGTGGCCCATGGCGATGACGGGTGCGACGGTGACGGGGCAGACGACGTATTGCGCGCCAGCAAGAATGGCGAGCCGCGCGGTCTCGGCGTCGAGCACGCTGCCGACACCCAGGAGTACGTCCTGGCCCTGTAGTTTCGCGCTGGCGGCCTCGATGCACTGCAGGGCGCCCGGCGTGGTCATGGTGATCTCCACACAGTGGATCCCGCCGCGCACGAGTGCGTCCACCGTGTGCGCGAGATCGTCGCCGCCGCCGTCCGCGCGCACAATCGCGACAATGCCCTTGTCCTTGAGGTATTGAATCCGCTGATACCGGTCCATGGATGCCTGGCTCCCGCGCGCGAGCATTCCGCCCCGGCATGGGACTGTGGTATGCTCGCCGTTCTGATTGGTTGAGCGAATAGTATCGCAAATTCTGTGTGAGGTCTGCATTATGACGAGGATTTCAAGGCCCTGGCGGCGTTTCGGGGCCGCGGGCTTGTGTGTTGCGGCGATCGCCCTGGCGGGCGCGGCGCCCGACCGCGGCTACACCATCCCCGTTGTCGATGTCAGCGGAGACACGGCCCGCCAGGTGGTCGTAGATCGCGAGCCCGGCCAGTATCTGGGCCACCCGACGACCGTGTTGCTTGAAGATGGTCGGACGATGATCGCGGTGTATCCCAAAGGCCACGGGCGCGGCGCGATTGTGATGAAACGCAGCGAGGACGGCGGGCGCATGTGGAGCGAGCGATTGCCCGTGCCGGAGAACTGGGCCACGTCGCAGGAAGTTCCCACGATCCACCGCGTGGTCGATCCGCGGGGCGTCAAGCGCCTGATCCTCTTCTCGGGCTTGTACCCGATCCGCATGGCGGTGTCGGAGGACGATGGGCATACCTGGTCGCCGCTGGAGCCCATTGGCGATTTCGGCGGCAT
Encoded proteins:
- the eda gene encoding bifunctional 4-hydroxy-2-oxoglutarate aldolase/2-dehydro-3-deoxy-phosphogluconate aldolase → MDRYQRIQYLKDKGIVAIVRADGGGDDLAHTVDALVRGGIHCVEITMTTPGALQCIEAASAKLQGQDVLLGVGSVLDAETARLAILAGAQYVVCPVTVAPVIAMGHRYGVPVLPGAFTPTEIFNAWELGGDLIKVFPATLGGLDYIKAVQAPMPQIPLVPTGGVNAENLHTFVAAGVAAVGVGTALVSKKLMAERDFAGIEAAARRFADAYAAARKH